One Pseudomonadota bacterium genomic window, CGTCGATTCCGTTGCGCCGATCCAGGCCCGGTGCTTGGGCCGCATGTTAAGAATCGGGCGGAGGCGCGAGGAATAGCAAACGCCCGAGCCGTCGGAATGAGAATCGTAGCAAGAGCCGCCATATTCGCGGTGCTCGTTAATAAACAGATTGAACTTGTCGAGCTGCACCAAGCGCCCGGCCATGAGCTGGCCAACCGGAGAATCGGTGTTCATATGCTCGTTTGCATAAGCCTGGTAGCTGGCACTCGGCATGAGATAGAGCACCTTGGCGGTCGGCTTACCGCGCGGCGCGCGCACCGCAAATGGAATATGGTCTTCATCTTCTCCGGACCGGAGGCGGGCGGCATAGACGCCGCTTTTCATGCCTTTCGGAATGGTTAGTTCGAAATCAACCTCCCAGCCGGCGTCATAGATATCGTCGTCATGGAAATGAATGGCGCCATATTGCTCAGGCGCATGAGTCCAGTTCATTTCGGCGCCGGTCCAGTTCCAGCCGGTCATGGCGCGCGCTGGCAAATTGACGATCTCGCCATGCAGCAGGTTGGCGGACGCATCGCTCACTTTCAGGCCCTTGATGTCGGTACTGAAGTCCCACGCGGCGATTACCGAATTGCCGAGCTCGGCCGTGACCGGCCATGTTTTCAGGCTTTCCATTTCGGTCGCGCTGAGGGCGCGGTCAGAGACCCGCGGGCTGTCGATCTTGCCGTTGTAATGGCCGCCGCAAACGGTGCGGCCATTGTCGACACTCTTAAAATAGCCAGCCATGGTGAGCGGCGCATCATGGTTGGGTACGCGGCCGACTGTGGATTTCCGCCGCACCGTGGCGCGGTCGTTCCTGGTTTCATAGCCATGTAGCGGTTCTTGTACCAAGGTCACGGTTTTGCTCTTGGCGTCGTAGCTGGCGGCGACAAAATACCATTCCCGGGCAATCAGCGGCTTGCCAGTGTTGATGGTTTCAATCTTTCCCTTGCCGTTGCCGAGGCACAGCGCGATCGAACCGTTTTCCTTGGTGATGATCAGGGCCGCGCCGGCTTTGTCCTTGTCGCGCCATTTGGAGATGATCGCCTGGGTGCCGAGTTCCGGCGTGGTTGGCCAGATGAAGGCCTGCATGGTGAAGCTTTCGAGCCCGTCGAGCATGTCACTGGCGCCGATTTCGACGAACGAGCCGGCATGAATGACTTGCTTGCGGCTTTTGTAACTGCCGTTGGCGGCGGTCTTGACCAGCTTTTCTTGATATCCCGGGCCGTCTGGATTTTCGTCACCGCAGATTACGCGGACGATATCGGCGCGGTAGCGTTTGCCGGCTTCCGAGTTGACCATGAATTTTATGGTCTCGCCGGGCGCGACGCTGATTTTATCGGCATAGCCGGTGATCTTCATCATGATAATTTCATTCCCTGACCAGGGCGGGCGGACCCGCCTGAAGGTGGCGTGATGGGTGAGGAGCGCAGAGGTGTGCGGAGCTGCGCTAGGACAACGTCTCGCCGCGAAGCTGCTTCCAACGCTTTTTGAAGACGTACCATTCGGCCTCTTCCAGGTTGGTAAACTTCTTGTTGAGCATTTTTACTGGTTTGCCGCGTACGCCGGAGGTCATGGCGAGCTGCCATTCGCGATTGGCCCTGATGCTGACCAGACAATATTTGTCTTTCATCGGCTGGCCGCGCAGCTCGTTCAGGATGACCTGCAACTCGGTGCTGTGGTGCCCGATGGGCGTCTTGCGAAATTCCTCAATCGCCCGGCTTTCAACTTCGTTTGGCATGTTTCAGTCCCCTATTTCTTGAACGGCCGATGTTGCCGATCAGCTTAACATCAGAAATATCATGGATACCAGCCGACTCATTCGCTGTGTGTCTCTTGCCTGCCTAGGCCCGCTTTTGCGCGCGCCGCCGTTGCACGATGAGGAACATATATCCGACGAACAGGATGATGATCGAGCCATAGACCGAGAACGCGCCCATGGTCGGGATCATGGGCGTGTAACTACTGCTCATCTTGGTATAAAGCCACTCCGTCACCGTGCTGTCAGCGCCGGTGGTGTAGGTGGAAAGTGGAAAATTACCCCACGACAGTAGAAAGGCGAACAGCGCGCCGGAGAACAGGCCGGGCGCCAGTGCCGGCAGAGTGACTTCGCGGAACACTTGAAGGCGGTTGGCGCCGAGATCAAAGGCAGCTTCTTCCTGGCTGACGTCGAAGCCGTAAACCTGGATGGAAATCACCAGGGTGACGATCGGCACGATCCATACCAGATGCGCAAATACGGCGGCTTCCCAGGTTGGCAATACGCCGACATAGGTGAACCACAGCAGCAGTGCGAGGCCGAGGACAGCCTGCGGAAAAAAGATCGGCAGCATGATCAGGCGCTGATAGAAAACGCGCCCCTTCCAATCGTAGCGTGCGAACGCCAGCGCACCGAAAAAGCCCAACACCAAGGCGATGACGGCAACGCTGCCGGCGACGTAAAACGACGTCACATGCAGGGTTTCGGTCAGATTGGCGTTTATCGTTTGTTCATACCATTTGAGGCTCCAGTCCTTCACCGGGAAGCGAAAA contains:
- a CDS encoding N,N-dimethylformamidase, which encodes MMKITGYADKISVAPGETIKFMVNSEAGKRYRADIVRVICGDENPDGPGYQEKLVKTAANGSYKSRKQVIHAGSFVEIGASDMLDGLESFTMQAFIWPTTPELGTQAIISKWRDKDKAGAALIITKENGSIALCLGNGKGKIETINTGKPLIAREWYFVAASYDAKSKTVTLVQEPLHGYETRNDRATVRRKSTVGRVPNHDAPLTMAGYFKSVDNGRTVCGGHYNGKIDSPRVSDRALSATEMESLKTWPVTAELGNSVIAAWDFSTDIKGLKVSDASANLLHGEIVNLPARAMTGWNWTGAEMNWTHAPEQYGAIHFHDDDIYDAGWEVDFELTIPKGMKSGVYAARLRSGEDEDHIPFAVRAPRGKPTAKVLYLMPSASYQAYANEHMNTDSPVGQLMAGRLVQLDKFNLFINEHREYGGSCYDSHSDGSGVCYSSRLRPILNMRPKHRAWIGATESTLWQFNADTHITDWLEAMNIDYDVITDEDLHYEGLSAIEDYAVVVSSSHPEYHSIEMWDAMAAYQQRGGRLMYLGANGWYWRIQYHSEVPGVIEVRRNEDGIRTWEARTGEYYFSFSGEYGGLWRRN
- a CDS encoding ABC transporter permease encodes the protein MPNEVESRAIEEFRKTPIGHHSTELQVILNELRGQPMKDKYCLVSIRANREWQLAMTSGVRGKPVKMLNKKFTNLEEAEWYVFKKRWKQLRGETLS
- a CDS encoding ABC transporter permease codes for the protein MEHRAKRWVNSLIIVWTGVILVFFFIPIAGVIISSFGKSRYFRFPVKDWSLKWYEQTINANLTETLHVTSFYVAGSVAVIALVLGFFGALAFARYDWKGRVFYQRLIMLPIFFPQAVLGLALLLWFTYVGVLPTWEAAVFAHLVWIVPIVTLVISIQVYGFDVSQEEAAFDLGANRLQVFREVTLPALAPGLFSGALFAFLLSWGNFPLSTYTTGADSTVTEWLYTKMSSSYTPMIPTMGAFSVYGSIIILFVGYMFLIVQRRRAQKRA